In one Brienomyrus brachyistius isolate T26 chromosome 7, BBRACH_0.4, whole genome shotgun sequence genomic region, the following are encoded:
- the LOC125746070 gene encoding transcription factor TFIIIB component B'' homolog isoform X3 gives MMRRSRITVRPNVRSGGRGQATLQDSHSVPGSTNSSEDTAENEHKDLTDSTNQSPEVTNNVEAQSADAENITSLMSNDDNNSHPEKASCNGDGLDHNGSSNIFASSLVRRKRFSAMPNLTKIRVTPAITCTSARGPRSSSVKSGVVSMAETTAINTENQLRLKGSATQGFRYPSKQKACSEGAQPVIQSVPLSSTSQDPEGSLQGKKSKVKSLSRQSSQLSGCQKSLNEGVPGVEKALASECCMGSTKLSQGSVSLVKAVSSVATLTTKTQSVPSDHERIIKAQKLRELLKRQRKKERKHKKGKSRIFECSSPQDHSKMTMADLIYYLPETNPMKSYLMEEPKQNEKESSWAPTKQVAEQPQEAEEEDDVENGDEQDEQLVVPRVKVAEDGSLIIDEESLTVEVLRVQGPNMVEEKDPIFERGSSTTYSSFRKASYTKPWSNKETDMFFLAISMVGTDFSMIGQLFPHRSRSEIKNKFKKEERTNSCRIDKAFREKRRFDLSFFSSLLERILAEEQKKQEKSKVSAEKQVSRKPRSKQKVPDKTKASVKGSTNQTAEEEMDSVGVEGDLETAEKENEDCSNFEAVEETTTSQRRAKKMKKGDTGLSSPEKVTDERHSSNEGEAMNRDASDVITEVSADGDVQRSERPDSCAERWKRPVIKPAQISRGRFQKPVPNLGWRGDKKISEPKEKTSDDNTTTCEEDKEYDGHKTKRSALAGKRTREAKRTTQVLTSDDEEQASKAEEELSVTARQEHMLNRPTRSGRIPKMSQALQQAGDEDSAEEPSPVSETLEKTSPQHPCQKPPGSNQRKAKPTVGSMPQRSRKSKLVTLRASLPEGPVENRLSEARPDEVYSYPTNPEEQNQVPAFVPLSLRSPEPKRLEVEETMEELEILVNVPDALSTIEPEDVLCHPSESQGPRKEVPVLPEYQLGVFGGMMKCLSLDHVEVSKSEESCNEAARTLLTIRNPEILSLPLSMTVSETIDKEAKVGTQVASEQEKETQCSPQTTSTMTPGSPGLGPSRLAGLDTVLEPQNSQGRLPKREEPCPRKGVQNRAGRTSCAEAKLDSIQSTSPPKKSHFQKPNPNLALASRPASLWRTQSTVTMSSEKVEVAQSESNESETIFKNSASEESKNEGMGVENPKKSETSTPEMAQEAVVSSEPIAQSGPQSRRSRFPKPKPNLGRAVRNLRPTAQSPATRRTANDSKSSQETPANDKSRTDVEARMVPIAQTPAEQLAAARSPKILGPNETSVAEGEEPSDMPVDPDPAQEQAMSLHTGDSFTFNMGDSTEGVSGKRDFTHSEPTIILTLFEIPPTSVNEYKSGSAPVGAVTAELLSPLVFIDAQSEPQSSEAVAMADAEVPGAGSPLSHFMVSEPLHHLTHCSTVYEEHSSSAVLKESRSLDKTDEEEENVSLSLVSVEELNEAPEEDDDDDDGPPQKKWKMPIKSKKGKPKVKPGSLKRASVEPTKDASEESKMPPQILAFPKEDDLAMPSAGAQHNPPAKHGGALGDPLLQARETPLGSSGEREPQHHVAPLTLDKPLIRPGRKPKGFLSFMSNKTTTGPAGTSRTSRPALQVNTSCIERRKASLQAAMGCPREPPAINTPHSTTDTAASPSVSAHKMEPPEVSKSTEGNFLCVNPSDKTEYKKPTNVSEYFFGDIFTEVEEPD, from the exons ATGATGCGTAGATCGAGGATAACGGTACGGCCCAATGTACGGTCTGGTGGCAGGGGTCAggccacattgcaggacagccATTCTGTCCCGGGCAGTACGAACAGCTCTGAGGATACTGCTGAAAACGAACATAAGGACTTGACTGACTCAACAAACCAATCACCAGAAGTGACAAATAACGTAGAGGCCCAGTCTGCTGATGCAGAAAATATTACCTCTCTGATGTCAAACGATGACAACAATTCACATCCAGAAAAAGCTTCCTGTAATGG GGATGGATTAGACCATAATGGTAGCAGTAACATTTTTGCATCTTCTTTGGTACGCAGAAAACGCTTTTCTGCCATGCCTAATTTGACCAAGATCCGGGTTACTCCTGCTATAACTTGCACATCTGCTAGGGGCCCCAGGTCATCTTCTGTGAAGAGTGGAGTAGTTTCCATGGCAGAGACCACGGCCATCAACACTGAGAATCAGCTGCGGCTGAAAGGCAGTGCCACCCAAGGCTTTAGATACCCAAGTAAGCAGAAAGCTTGCAGTGAAGGAGCACAGCCTGTAATTCAGTCTGTACCTTTATCTTCGACGAGTCAAGATCCTGAAGGTTCTCTTCAAGGAAAGAAATCTAAAGTGAAATCCCTTTCACGTCAGAGTAGTCAGCTTTCTGGCTGCCAGAAATCACTAAACGAGGGAGTTCCTGGTGTTGAGAAAGCCCTCGCCTCCGAATGTTGTATGGGTAGCACAAAACTGTCACAAGGCAGTGTGTCTCTAGTGAAGGCTGTGTCTTCTGTGGCCACCTTGACGACCAAGACCCAGAGTGTTCCTTCAGATCATGAGAGGATCATTAAGGCCCAAAAGCTGAGAGAACTTTTAAAGCGGCAGCGAAAAAAAGAGCGG AAACACAAGAAAGGAAAATCCCGCATCTTTGAATGCAGTAGTCCACAGGATCACAGCAAGATGACAATGGCAGACCTCATTTACTATTTGCCAGAGACGAACCCGATGAA ATCATACCTGATGGAGGAACCGAAGCAGAATGAGAAAGAGAGCTCATGGGCACCAACCAAACA gGTGGCTGAACAGCCGCAGGAAGCAGAGGAAGAGGATGATGTGGAGAACGGTGATGAACAAGATGAGCAGCTGGTGGTCCCCAGGGTGAAAGTAGCAGAAGATGGCAGTTTGATTATTGATGAGGAAAG TTTAACTGTTGAAGTTTTGAGGGTTCAAGGACCTAATATGGTGGAGGAGAAGGATCCCATTTTCGAGCGTGGTTCATCAACAACCTACTCAAGTTTCCGAAAAGCCAGTTACACCAAGCCCTGGTCTAATAAAG AAACAGATATGTTCTTCTTGGCTATCAGCATGGTGGGGACAGACTTCTCCATGATTGGCCAGCTTTTCCCTCACCGTAGCAGGTCAGAAATCAAG aacaaatttaaGAAAGAAGAACGAACAAATTCTTGTAGGATTGATAAGGCGTTCA GGGAAAAGCGTCGCTTTGATCTAAGTTTCTTCAGCTCCCTCCTTGAGAGGATCCTGGCTGAGGAGCAGAAAAAGCAGGAAAAGTCTAAAGTTTCTGCAGAGAAACAAGTTTCAAGAAAACCAAGGAGTAAGCAAAAAG TCCCAGATAAGACCAAAGCCAGCGTGAAAGGCAGTACCAACCAAACTGCAGAAGAGGAGATGGATAGTGTGGGAGTAGAGGGAGACTTGGAGACTGCAGAGAAGGAGAATGAAGACTGCTCCAACTTTGAGGCTGTGGAAGAAACTACCACGTCCCAGCGAAGAGCCAAAAAAATGAAGAAAGGGGACACAGGACTGTCGTCCCCGGAAAAAGTGACGGATGAAAGACATTCCAGTAATGAAG GTGAAGCTATGAACCGTGACGCCAGTGACGTGATTACTGAAGTTTCAGCTGATGGAGATGTGCAAAG GTCAGAGAGACCAGACAGTTGTGCAGAGAGATGGAAGAGACCTGTGATCAAGCCAGCCCAGATCTCCAGAGGGCGTTTTCAGAAGCCTGTCCCAAACCTTGGATGGCGAGGGGACAAGAAGATCTCAGAGCCAAAGGAAAAGACCAGTGATGACAACACAACAACTTGTGAGGAAGACAAGGAGTATGATGGGCATAAG ACTAAAAGGTCAGCTTTGGCTGGGAAGAGGACGAGGGAGGCAAAGCGGACCACCCAGGTCCTGACCTCTGATGATGAGGAGCAGGCGAGCAAGGctgaggaggagctcagtgtCACGGCCAGGCAAGAACACATGCTGAACAGGCCCACCCG GTCAGGGAGGATCCCCAAGATGTCCCAGGCCCTGCAGCAGGCTGGGGATGAGGATTCAGCTGAAGAGCCTTCACCTGTCTCTGAGACTCTGGAAAAGACGTCCCCCCAACATCCGTGCCAGAAGCCGCCGGGGTCCAATCAGAGGAAGGCCAAGCCTACAGTGGGCAGCATGCCGCAGAGGTCCAGGAAGTCCAAGCTGGTGACACTGCGGGCCTCCCTGCCAGAGGGCCCTGTGGAGAACAGGCTGAGTGAGGCCCGGCCCGACGAGGTTTATAGCTATCCCACGAATCCTGAGGAGCAGAACCAGGTGCCAGCCTTTGTGCCTCTCAGTTTGCGGTCCCCAGAGCCCAAGAGGCTGGAGGTGGAGGAAACCATGGAGGAG CTTGAGATTTTAGTCAATGTTCCTGATGCCCTGAGTACGATAGAGCCTGAAGATGTGCTGTGCCATCCGTCAGAGTCCCAGGGACCACGGAAGGAGGTTCCGGTGCTACCTGAGTATCAGCTGGGCGTGTTCGGT GGCATGATGAAGTGTTTGTCTCTAGATCATGTAGAGG TTTCAAAATCTGAAGAGAGCTGCAATGAGGCAGCGAGGACTCTGTTGACAATAAGAAATCCTGAAATCCTGTCTCTACCCCTGTCCATGACTGTCTCAG AAACCATTGACAAAGAAGCCAAGGTTGGAACACAGGTTGCCTCTGAGCAAGAAAAAGAAACGCAGTGTAGTCCGCAGACGACATCTACCATGACCCCCGGCTCTCCAGGCCTCGGGCCGTCTAGGCTTGCGGGTTTGGACACGGTGCTGGAGCCTCAGAATTCTCAGGGTCGCCTTCCTAAAAGGGAAGAGCCTTGCCCTAGAAAGGGTGTGCAGAATCG TGCTGGCCGTACAAGCTGTGCTGAGGCCAAACTGGACTCCATTCAAAGTACTTCGCCTCCCAAAAAGAGCCACTTCCAGAAACCAAATCCCAACCTGGCACTTGCATCCCGACCCGCTTCGTTGTGGCGAACTCAGAGCACGGTCACAATGAGCTCAG AAAAAGTAGAAGTGGCTCAATCAGAAAGTAATGAATCAGAGACAATTTTCAAGAATAGTGCTTCAGAAGAAAGCAAAAATGAAGGAATGGGGGTAGAAAACCCAAAAAAGAGTGAAACATCAAC TCCTGAAATGGCTCAAGAGGCAGTTGTGAGTTCTGAGCCCATAGCTCAGAGTGGACCTCAGAGCCGGAGAAGCCGGTTCCCAAAACCCAAACCAAATCTTGGACGCGCTGTTCGGAACCTGCGGCCAACAGCGCAGAGCCCAGCAACACGAAGGACAG CAAACGATAGCAAATCGTCTCAGGAGactccagcaaatgacaaatcaaggacagaTGTGGAAGCCAGAAT GGTCCCAATAGCTCAAACTCCTGCTGAACAACTTGCAGCTGCCAGAAGTCCAAAGATCCTTGGACCAAATGAGACTTCTGTTGCAGAAGGGGAGGAACCATCTGACATGCCAGTGGACCCTGACCCTGCCCAG GAACAAGCTATGAGTTTGCACACTGGAGACAGCTTCACATTTAACATGGGTGACTCTACTGAAG GAGTCTCAGGAAAACGTGACTTCACTCACAGTGAACCCACTATTATCCTGACCCTGTTTGAAATCCCCCCGACCTCTGTCAACGAGTATAAGTCAGGTTCTGCCCCAGTGGGTGCTGTCACTGCTGAGCTGCTCTCTCCGCTGGTGTTCATAGATGCACAATCTGAACCACAAAG CAGTGAGGCTGTGGCCATGGCTGATGCAGAGGTGCCTGGGGCTGGCAGTCCGCTTTCTCATTTTATGGTCAGCGAGCCATTGCATCACTTGACCCATTGTAGCACTGTATATGAAGAGCATTCATCTTCTGCAGTTCTCAAA GAGTCCAGAAGTCTAGACAAGACAGATG AAGAAGAAGAGAATGTCAGCCTTTCTTTGGTGTCAGTGGAGGAGTTGAATGAGGCTCCtgaggaggatgatgatgatgatgatggtcccCCTcagaaaaagtggaaaatgccCATCAAGTCCAAAAAAG GAaaacccaaagtaaaacctggcTCTTTGAAAAGGGCATCGGTTGAACCCACTAAAGATGCCAGTGAAGAATCTAAGATGCCTCCTCAAATCCTAGCCTTTCCCAAGGAAGATGACCTCGCAATGCCCAGTGCTGGTGCccagcacaaccccccagccaaGCATGGAGGGGCACTTGGTGACCCTCTGCTGCAGGCCCGGGAAACTCCTCTTGGCTCCAGTGGCGAGAGGGAACCTCAGCATCATGTGGCACCGCTGACCTTGGATAAGCCACTTATTAG GCCTGGAAGAAAGCCCAAAGGATTCCTCTCTTTTATGTCCAACAAGACCACCACTGGCCCTGCCGGTACTTCAAGGACTTCCAGACCTGCACTGCAGGTCAACACTTCATGTATAGAAAGAAGAAAAGCCTCCCTGCAGGCAGCCATGGGATGTCCAAGAGAGCCCCCCGCCATTAACACTCCCCACTCCACCACTGACACCGCCGCATCTCCAAGTGTATCGGCACATAAG ATGGAGCCTCCAGAAGTCTCAAAATCGACAGAAGGGAACTTCCTCTGTGTCAACCCCTCTGATAAGACTGAGTATAAAAAACCCACCAATGTGTCGGAATACTTCTTTGGGGACATCTTCACAGAGGTGGAGGAGCCAGACTGA